The Sulfurimonas hydrogeniphila genome includes a window with the following:
- a CDS encoding O-antigen ligase family protein has translation MTNRYINYLIILYAFSFPVSKAAVNILEAVILLLWIYEGNWKEKLRLLQSSLFIRVLGLFLLYSLLSVMWASDTEFALQYIGKYHHFLLIPVVYTALQKRYIPYVFSAFVLSVFVSELMSYGIFFHLFTYKGATAQFPTPFMHHITYSVILAFTGTILLTNVFTAKEYKYKFFNILFFITVTVNLFINGGRTGQIAFMALMALLPFLLIKHKIKAAVLAFSIIFTSFFLAYTYSDNFTVRIDQFKKGVTKIFNNDDYTDQGGMRAALWIVGADLFMQHPVTGTGIGNAMKEANLVASQHGFKHRNMNEFADYHNMFLNEAVELGSIGLLLVLFMLYALLRLKFATQQYFILNTMFVLSFIIFSMTHNTLHLMNPMVFFALFSGLFLGISRIENHQKG, from the coding sequence ATGACAAACAGGTATATCAATTATTTAATTATTCTTTATGCATTCAGTTTTCCGGTATCAAAAGCAGCTGTGAACATTTTGGAAGCAGTCATACTGCTTTTGTGGATATACGAGGGAAACTGGAAAGAAAAACTGAGACTTTTACAGTCGAGTCTCTTTATCAGAGTGTTGGGACTGTTTCTGCTTTACAGTCTGCTGTCTGTTATGTGGGCGTCAGATACCGAATTCGCATTGCAATATATCGGAAAATACCATCATTTTTTATTGATACCTGTGGTATATACTGCATTGCAAAAGAGATACATTCCTTATGTTTTTTCAGCTTTTGTACTCAGTGTGTTTGTGAGTGAACTGATGTCCTATGGCATTTTTTTTCATCTTTTTACCTATAAAGGGGCAACAGCCCAGTTCCCGACACCGTTTATGCACCATATTACCTATAGTGTGATTTTGGCGTTCACAGGTACAATTCTGCTTACAAATGTATTTACAGCAAAAGAGTATAAATACAAATTTTTTAATATACTCTTTTTTATTACGGTCACTGTAAATTTATTTATCAACGGCGGAAGAACAGGACAGATTGCTTTTATGGCTTTGATGGCACTGTTGCCTTTTTTATTGATAAAGCATAAAATAAAAGCGGCTGTTTTGGCTTTTTCTATTATATTTACAAGTTTTTTTCTTGCCTATACATACTCCGATAATTTTACTGTACGGATAGATCAGTTTAAAAAGGGAGTGACAAAAATATTTAATAACGATGACTATACAGACCAGGGAGGTATGCGGGCTGCCTTGTGGATAGTCGGGGCAGACCTGTTTATGCAGCATCCAGTAACAGGAACGGGAATAGGCAATGCAATGAAAGAGGCAAATTTGGTGGCTTCCCAGCACGGCTTTAAGCATAGAAACATGAACGAATTTGCTGATTATCACAATATGTTTCTCAATGAAGCAGTAGAACTTGGCAGTATTGGTCTGTTGCTTGTTCTTTTTATGCTGTATGCCCTGTTGAGACTTAAATTTGCAACACAACAATACTTTATACTCAATACTATGTTTGTATTGAGTTTTATCATTTTTTCAATGACACATAACACATTGCATC
- a CDS encoding exopolysaccharide biosynthesis polyprenyl glycosylphosphotransferase, whose amino-acid sequence MKTYISHMIIIGIDLLALTVLFYITAFFFPHSEEIALGDFLFIIFIIFILFVYEKIYTLHYDFWQETYKILKSLVLAFFLVMAILALLKTSFAYSKIFITTYFFLGLFLLPVVKRLEKRVLYSFDCFKKNVLLLGNTVQIRTLKKEFQKNWYLGMKTNKRFYDIVIIPSKGMNPQEMDNTITKYLNEKSAVYVVPYVTSIDFANSVIMDYTNVRVNTIRIENKLLLKQNVYIKYIFDYLLAFAVLPIFLSVHFFVALAVLLESKGKIFFKQERLGKNNKIFKCYKYRTMYENSDALLQQYLTEHPEEIAYYEKYHKYKNDPRITKVGKFLRSSSLDELPQVLNVLQGEMSFVGPRPYMLSEAEKLGKLRELILKVKPGITGLWQVSGRNNLTFRQRSELEVWYIKNWSLWADLVILVKTVKVVLAKVGAK is encoded by the coding sequence ATGAAAACTTACATCTCCCATATGATAATTATTGGTATTGATTTGCTTGCTTTGACAGTGCTGTTTTACATCACTGCTTTTTTCTTTCCTCACTCCGAAGAAATTGCTTTGGGGGATTTTTTATTTATTATTTTTATTATTTTTATTTTATTTGTATATGAAAAAATTTATACGCTCCATTATGATTTTTGGCAGGAAACCTATAAAATTTTAAAGTCCCTTGTTTTGGCATTTTTTCTGGTGATGGCGATATTGGCACTTTTAAAAACTTCTTTTGCGTATTCAAAAATATTTATTACTACCTACTTTTTTTTGGGTCTTTTTTTACTGCCGGTGGTAAAACGGCTGGAAAAAAGAGTTCTTTATTCTTTTGACTGCTTTAAAAAAAATGTTTTGCTGCTGGGGAATACGGTACAAATCAGAACACTAAAAAAAGAGTTTCAAAAAAACTGGTATTTGGGAATGAAAACAAATAAGAGATTTTATGATATTGTGATTATTCCTTCAAAGGGTATGAACCCCCAGGAGATGGACAACACCATCACCAAATATCTCAATGAAAAAAGTGCTGTTTATGTTGTTCCCTATGTGACAAGTATTGATTTCGCAAATTCCGTGATTATGGATTATACCAATGTTCGGGTAAATACCATTCGTATAGAGAACAAACTGCTTTTAAAGCAAAATGTATATATAAAGTATATTTTTGATTATCTCCTGGCATTTGCAGTATTGCCGATATTTCTGTCTGTGCATTTTTTTGTCGCTTTGGCTGTTTTATTGGAATCGAAAGGAAAAATCTTTTTTAAACAGGAGCGGTTGGGGAAAAATAACAAAATTTTTAAATGCTACAAGTACAGAACAATGTATGAAAACTCTGATGCACTGTTGCAACAGTATCTTACAGAACATCCCGAAGAGATTGCCTACTATGAAAAATATCATAAATATAAAAATGATCCGCGTATAACAAAAGTAGGGAAATTTTTACGAAGCAGTTCTCTTGATGAACTGCCTCAGGTTTTGAATGTGTTGCAAGGGGAGATGAGCTTTGTCGGACCCAGACCGTATATGCTCAGTGAAGCAGAAAAACTTGGAAAACTGCGAGAACTTATTTTAAAAGTAAAACCCGGCATTACCGGGTTATGGCAGGTAAGCGGCAGGAATAATTTGACATTCAGACAAAGAAGCGAACTGGAAGTCTGGTATATCAAAAACTGGTCTCTGTGGGCTGATCTTGTAATTTTGGTCAAAACGGTAAAAGTTGTTTTAGCAAAAGTTGGTGCTAAATGA